One genomic region from Sphingobacterium multivorum encodes:
- a CDS encoding DUF4268 domain-containing protein: MYSREEIKQLKQLFWTKFGQFMALHASADGDKVNWINYKTGIKHLYFKMDADNKVATVAIQWSQPDAGLRALMAEQFLQFKVLLQDLLGEEWIWDLDGTDEYGKPICRIYTSLTGYSVFKETDWAELISFFKPRIIALDEFWSSAKYTFDIFK; this comes from the coding sequence GTGTATTCAAGGGAAGAGATAAAACAGTTAAAACAGTTATTCTGGACGAAGTTTGGCCAATTTATGGCTTTACATGCATCTGCAGATGGGGATAAGGTAAATTGGATCAACTACAAGACAGGCATTAAGCATTTATACTTCAAAATGGATGCGGATAACAAAGTGGCAACTGTTGCGATACAGTGGTCACAACCTGATGCTGGACTGAGGGCATTGATGGCAGAACAATTTCTTCAGTTTAAAGTGTTGTTGCAGGATCTTCTTGGAGAGGAGTGGATTTGGGACTTGGACGGAACGGACGAATATGGGAAACCGATTTGTCGGATCTACACGAGCTTAACAGGTTACAGCGTTTTTAAAGAGACAGACTGGGCTGAGCTCATTTCTTTTTTTAAGCCTCGAATAATTGCGCTGGATGAGTTTTGGTCCTCAGCGAAGTATACCTTCGATATTTTCAAATAA
- a CDS encoding lipocalin family protein: protein MDKKKSLLLLAGVALSAVAYNAFKPVISRPDVVDPFDLDKYLGKWYEIARLDFYWEKGLSQVSAEYSKNKNGTIRVNNQGYSEDKERWKQSIGKAKFVNSPNEGALKVSFFGPFYSGYNIVKITSDYKYALIFGDNLDYMWILGREREIPDKIRNEFLTYALQCGYKTGDLVWTKH from the coding sequence ATGGATAAGAAAAAATCACTGTTACTGTTAGCTGGCGTCGCACTTAGCGCGGTGGCCTATAATGCCTTTAAGCCCGTCATCTCGCGACCTGACGTCGTAGATCCATTTGACTTGGATAAATACCTTGGAAAATGGTATGAAATAGCTAGACTCGATTTTTATTGGGAAAAAGGCTTAAGTCAAGTTTCGGCAGAATACAGCAAAAATAAAAATGGTACAATACGTGTCAATAACCAAGGGTACTCCGAAGACAAAGAACGCTGGAAACAGTCTATCGGAAAAGCTAAATTTGTCAACAGCCCCAATGAAGGTGCACTTAAAGTGTCGTTCTTTGGACCGTTTTACAGTGGCTATAATATCGTAAAAATAACGTCGGATTATAAGTATGCACTTATTTTTGGGGACAACCTCGATTATATGTGGATTTTGGGCCGTGAGAGGGAAATTCCAGATAAAATAAGAAATGAATTTTTAACCTATGCCCTCCAATGTGGATATAAAACAGGCGATCTGGTGTGGACCAAGCACTAA